From the Pediococcus acidilactici genome, the window ATTAACGATTATCGACGCTAAAGACCATGGACTAGCATCAATTGCTTCTAAGAATGTAATTGATTACTTTAATCCAATGTTACTTACAGGAGTTATGCGGGTTTACGCAGAAAAACTTGCGGCCGCACGGCAACATCCGTTGACTAAACGGCGCTACATGTGGAAATTAGAAAACTACTAAAAATTTTAAAAGTGGGACTGCGTTTGCTGGCGGTCCCTTTTTTTAAAGAGGTGATTGCGTGAAAAAAGCTTTTATTTTTGATATGGATGGCGTTTTAATTAGGTCTGAAGAATTTTATTTTGAAAGGCGGATGCGTTTCTTTAAAGAAAATAATTTGACCCCTGGTTCTTCAGATATAGATGATTATATTGGAGTGTCAAATGAAAAGGTTTGGGAAAATTTAGTACCAGAACCAAGTGAGCGCGAACGAATCAGAAGAAAGTATCAGCCCTTTTTGGAAAAGAATAAGATTAATTATCAAGAATACTTGGACAAACAAGTCCCCAAAGTACTTGCAACGTTGCAAAAACAAGGAAAAATGCTGGCATTAGCATCAGCTGGAGAAGAAAAGGAAATAAATCGGATGCTACGTGAATGTGATTTGGCGCAATATTTTAACGTAGTAATTAGTGGTGAAAAGGTAAAGAAAAATAAACCAGCACCAGACGTCTATCTAGAAACAATCAAAGCTTTGCATGTTTCTAAAGATGATTGTGTGGTGGTAGAAGATAGTCCCACAGGAATCTTAGCAGCTAAGCGAGCAGGATTGGAAGTGTGGGCGGTCCCAGCGCCAGTAGATCAAAAGTTGGCTGACGTGGTTTTAGAAGATTTTGGGAGTATTATTGAAAAATAAAATTGCGTTGATAATTGGATAAAAAGTCTTCAATAAATTAAAATTTGATTTTACTTCTCCATTTTTCCAGTATAATAGAACGGTCCAAGCAATCAAAAGAGAAGTAGGAGATAATGATGACATACCCACAATTAGATTTAGCAAACGTAAAGGGAACTAAGATAACGATTCAAACTAACCATGGTGACATTAAGGTGCAGCTTTTTGACGAGTTGGTGCCCAAGACGGTTAAAAATTTCGTTGAATTGGCTAAGCAAGGTTACTATGATGGGGTGATTTTTCACCGCGTGATTCCGGATTTCATGATTCAAGGTGGCGACCCGACTGGTACTGGAATGGGTGGCGAGAGCATTTATGGCAAAACCTTTGAAGACGAATTTTCCAACCAGCTTTACAATTTAAATGGCGCGCTATCGATGGCTAACGCGGGTCCTAACACGAACGGTAGCCAATTTTTCATCGTTACTAATACCAACGTGCCCAAGAAAATGATCCGGCAACTAAAGGCGGCTGAGTTTCCAGAGGAAATTGTAGAAGCTTACCGAAAGGGTGGTACACCATGGTTGGATGGCCATCATACGGTATTTGGTCAGGTGATTGAAGGAATGGACGTGGCCGAAGCAATTAGTAAAGTGGACCGCAATTACGAAGACCGTCCTACAGAAGATGTCGTGATGGAAAAAGTATTGGTGGAAGAATAAACGCTCAAATAATTTTTTGAACAGTTTTAAGGATTTAACGAAAGTGGAAAGTTGAACGTGGCTTTCGCAATTGGTGGGGAAGTTTAGCTAATAAGGCATCCGGTTTCTGTAACCAAGTGAAATTCGAGAGCCTAGGACATCCAAACTTTCCGATAAATTCTCAATTTGTATTTAAGTAAAAATTCGTTGTTAATAATCGCAACCCGATTATTGATGACGAATTTTTTTGTGGTTGGCGTGTTTAAATAGGGGTCGTATAAAAAAATTTGTGGGATAAACCTTAATCTATAAAGCAAAATGTCCCGTTTTCGCTAAGGTAAAACGTTTTAACTTAACATATTTTCAATAATTAAGTTTACAAATGATAAAAATGGCGCTATTATGTAAGCGTTAACAAAAAGCAAATAATAAGGAGATTTTATTATGAATTTAGCAAAATACATTGATCACACAATTTTGGCACCCGAAGCCACCCAATCACAGGTGGACCAAATCATTAAGGAAGCTAAGGAATACGATTTTGCTTCCGTAGTAGTTAATCCATACTGGGTTTCGTACGTGGCAGATAAGTTGAAGGGCACTGACGTCAACACGGTTACCGTAATTGGTTTTCCTCTTGGAGCAAATACTACGGCAACCAAGGTGTTTGAAGCAAAAGATGCGTTGCAAAATGGCGCTACGGAATTAGACATGGTAATTAATATCGGTGAACTTAAAGCTGGCCATGACGACGCGGTTCTCAATGATATTAAAGCCGTAGTCGAAGCTGGGCATGCTGAAAACCGGCACGTTAAGGTCATTATTGAAACCGCTTTATTGACTGACGAAGAAAAGGTTCGGGCTTGTGAACTTTCCGAAAAAGCGGGGGCCGATTTCGTAAAAACTTCGACAGGTTTTTCGACGGCTGGTGCGAAGGTCGCGGACGTGAAATTAATGAAGCAAACGGTTGGCGATCGGTTAGGCGTTAAGGCATCCGGCGGAATTCACACTAAGGCAGAAGCCGAAGCCATGATCGAAGCCGGGGCAACTCGTTTAGGAGCAAGTTCCGGCGTCAAGATTATGAATAGCTAAAAATAAAGTGAGGCAGTTTAGTTTTAGGAGGGGTTTAAATGAAGTTCAAACGAGTTTTTACAATTGTCACGGATTCGGTCGGCATCGGTGAAGCTAGTGATGCCGCTGATTTTGACGATGTTGGCGCAGATACTTTAGGACATATCGGTGAATTTTGGAAGGGCAACTTCCAAGTTCCTAATTTACAAAAATTAGGGTTAAGCAATATTCGGCCTGATCACCCAATTGAAGGAGTTCCGGTGGCGGACCATCCGCAAGGGTTCTTCGGTAAAATGCACGAAGTCTCCGTTGGAAAAGATAGTATGGACGGTCATTGGGAAATGATGGGGGTTCCGGTTAAAGAACCTCTAGGCTTTTTCCCTAACGGCTTTCCGCAGGAATTAATTGATAAAATCGCTAAGTTTAGCGGTCGCTCGGTAATTGTAAACAAACCGTACTCGGGGACCGAAGTTATTCATGATTATGGAGAAGAACAGCTGAAGACGGGAGCGCTAATCGTTTATACCTCTGGTGATTCAGTTTTGCAAATTGCGGCTAACACTGCGGTAATTCCGCTAGAAGAGTTGTACAAGATTTGTGAATACGCGCGCTCAATTACCATTGATAAACCTTACCGGATTGGCCGCATCATTGCTCGCCCGTACGTTGGGACGAATAAGGACAATTTCAAACGAACTTCGGATCGCCACGATTATACTTTAGCGCCAACTAGTGAAACGGACATGGATCGACTCAAAGCAGCCGGGTTCTCCGTTTTAGCGGTTGGTAAAATTAACGACATTTTTTCAGGCCAAGGGATTACGGATGGGGTTCACACGGAAAGTAATCACGACGGAATGGTGCGGACGATTGAAAACGCCCAAAAGGACTTTACCGGATTTAGTTTTACCAACCTAGTTGATTTTGACGCCATGTATGGTCACCGGCGGAATCCTGAAGGATACGGAAAGGCCTTGATGGAATTTGACCAACAACTGGGTGAACTATTGCCACTCCTAAAGGATGACGACCTGCTGGTTATTACGGCGGATCACGGAAATGATCCCGGATTTAAGGGAACGGATCACACCCGAGAATACGTCCCACTATTGGTCTACACTCCTAGCGTTGCCGAAGGTAAATCACTGGGTGTGCGGGATACTTACGCTGATTTAGGGGCAACCATTTTGGACAACTTTAACGTTGCCGGTAACGAAGTTGGAACTAGTTTCTTAAGCGAATTGCAATAAGGAGGAAATACCATGAGTACACACATTGCGGCACAAAAAGGCGAAATTGCAGACACCGTTTTACTACCAGGGGACCCACTTCGGGCAAAATATATTGCCGAAACTTTCTTAGAGAATGCGGAATGTTATAATACCATTCGAAACGCTTTTGGATATACCGGTACGTATAAAGGTAAACGGGTATCCGTTCAAGCAACTGGCATGGGCATTCCATCAATCTCCATTTATACAAATGAATTAATTAACGAATACGGGGTTAAAACCTTGATTCGTGTGGGAACCTGTGGTGGAATGAGCCCCGATATTCACGTCCGGGACGTCCTCATTGCCCAAGGAGCAAGTACGGATTCTTCCATTATTAGAAATACGTTTGGTCGAGATATTTATTACGCTCCGTTAGCAGACTTTGCAATGGTTGAAAAGGCGTACCAAGTTGCGCAAGCTAACCAAATTCCAGTGCAAGTAGGCAACGTTTTGTCTGAAGACCGTTTTTACAACGACGAAATTGACCGTCAAAAACTGGTTCAATATGGCGTCAAGGGTGCAGAAATGGAAGCAGCCGCGTTGTACTTATTAGCAGCGAAGTATGGCGTACGTGCGCTTGCAGTATTGACCATCAGTAACCATATCATCACTGGCGAAGAAACTACCGCGGAAGAACGGGAAAAATCGTTTGATGACATGATCAAAGTTGCGTTAGAAACGGCAATTAGCTAAGGAGCGGAATTTAATGTATTTAATCGTTAACATTATTGGATTAGTGGTTTTCCTGAGTTTAGGAG encodes:
- a CDS encoding HAD family phosphatase; the encoded protein is MKKAFIFDMDGVLIRSEEFYFERRMRFFKENNLTPGSSDIDDYIGVSNEKVWENLVPEPSERERIRRKYQPFLEKNKINYQEYLDKQVPKVLATLQKQGKMLALASAGEEKEINRMLRECDLAQYFNVVISGEKVKKNKPAPDVYLETIKALHVSKDDCVVVEDSPTGILAAKRAGLEVWAVPAPVDQKLADVVLEDFGSIIEK
- a CDS encoding peptidylprolyl isomerase, whose amino-acid sequence is MMTYPQLDLANVKGTKITIQTNHGDIKVQLFDELVPKTVKNFVELAKQGYYDGVIFHRVIPDFMIQGGDPTGTGMGGESIYGKTFEDEFSNQLYNLNGALSMANAGPNTNGSQFFIVTNTNVPKKMIRQLKAAEFPEEIVEAYRKGGTPWLDGHHTVFGQVIEGMDVAEAISKVDRNYEDRPTEDVVMEKVLVEE
- the deoC gene encoding deoxyribose-phosphate aldolase codes for the protein MNLAKYIDHTILAPEATQSQVDQIIKEAKEYDFASVVVNPYWVSYVADKLKGTDVNTVTVIGFPLGANTTATKVFEAKDALQNGATELDMVINIGELKAGHDDAVLNDIKAVVEAGHAENRHVKVIIETALLTDEEKVRACELSEKAGADFVKTSTGFSTAGAKVADVKLMKQTVGDRLGVKASGGIHTKAEAEAMIEAGATRLGASSGVKIMNS
- a CDS encoding phosphopentomutase codes for the protein MKFKRVFTIVTDSVGIGEASDAADFDDVGADTLGHIGEFWKGNFQVPNLQKLGLSNIRPDHPIEGVPVADHPQGFFGKMHEVSVGKDSMDGHWEMMGVPVKEPLGFFPNGFPQELIDKIAKFSGRSVIVNKPYSGTEVIHDYGEEQLKTGALIVYTSGDSVLQIAANTAVIPLEELYKICEYARSITIDKPYRIGRIIARPYVGTNKDNFKRTSDRHDYTLAPTSETDMDRLKAAGFSVLAVGKINDIFSGQGITDGVHTESNHDGMVRTIENAQKDFTGFSFTNLVDFDAMYGHRRNPEGYGKALMEFDQQLGELLPLLKDDDLLVITADHGNDPGFKGTDHTREYVPLLVYTPSVAEGKSLGVRDTYADLGATILDNFNVAGNEVGTSFLSELQ
- the deoD gene encoding purine-nucleoside phosphorylase, producing the protein MSTHIAAQKGEIADTVLLPGDPLRAKYIAETFLENAECYNTIRNAFGYTGTYKGKRVSVQATGMGIPSISIYTNELINEYGVKTLIRVGTCGGMSPDIHVRDVLIAQGASTDSSIIRNTFGRDIYYAPLADFAMVEKAYQVAQANQIPVQVGNVLSEDRFYNDEIDRQKLVQYGVKGAEMEAAALYLLAAKYGVRALAVLTISNHIITGEETTAEEREKSFDDMIKVALETAIS